The proteins below are encoded in one region of Silene latifolia isolate original U9 population chromosome 2, ASM4854445v1, whole genome shotgun sequence:
- the LOC141642288 gene encoding phytochromobilin:ferredoxin oxidoreductase, chloroplastic isoform X1 translates to MDILNLRVMVQPCLPYSKFSCSKYGVNKKMNNNNVRKQVVLVVSNLCYQRFVDFGLDQATCRTRLVPLPLQQERFSSIQAIDDKAKLNFLSFEGSKIRLMRSMYIDGGDSLQVLDFAVFPKVECDLPIFCANFFSNPAMSIIVLDLNPLHNVITDQNYKDKYYRNLMPLGAKYAELLPWGGKLTSESLKFFSPIVIWTRFTPSQQKNDILFEAFKDYFKAWLDLMEEAIEESDAARTMRNMEAQHKYLTWRTEKDPGHQMLKNLIGEAGAKDVLKSFLFNGVDELGSKNFLDYFPEYKLEDGTVNGKRSVMGKSYEERPWDNRGEFIANKFQ, encoded by the exons ATGGATATACTAAATTTGCGTGTTATGGTGCAGCCTTGTTTACCGTACAGTAAATTCAGCTGCAGTAAATATGGAGTTAATAAGAAGATGAATAATAATAATGTGAGAAAACAGGTGGTGTTGGTTGTATCTAATTTATGTTATCAGAGATTTGTTGATTTCGGATTGGATCAAGCTACGTGTCGAACCCGTCTCGTTCCTTTACCCTTGCAG CAGGAAAGGTTTAGCAGTATTCAAGCAATCGACGATAAAGCAAAGCTCAATTTTTTATCCTTTGAGGGTTCTAAAATCAGGCTAATGCGCAGTATGTACATTGACGGGGGCGATTCATTGCAG GTGTTGGACTTTGCAGTCTTTCCAAAAGTTGAATGTGACTTGCCTATCTTCTGCGCCAACTTTTTCTCTAATCCGGCAATGAGCATTATTGTACT GGATCTGAATCCCTTGCATAACGTCATAACTGATCAAAATTACAAGGACAAGTATTACCGAAATTTGATGCCTCTAGGCGCTAAGTATGCTGAA CTTTTGCCTTGGGGAGGAAAACTTACGAGTGAATCCTTGAAATTCTTTTCACCAATAGTTATATGGACACGATTTACGCCAAGCCAGCAGAAGAATGATATTTTATTtgaagccttcaaagactacttCAAG GCGTGGCTCGACTTAATGGAGGAGGCAATAGAGGAGTCTGATGCTGCTCGAACTATGCGTAATATGGAAGCACAGCATAAATACCTAACATGGAGAACTGAAAAG GATCCCGGCCACCAAATGCTGAAGAACCTTATCGGGGAAGCTGGTGCAAAA GATGTGCTGAAGTCATTCCTGTTCAATGGAGTTGATGAACTAGGAAGCAAGAATTTTCTTGACTACTTCCCCGAGTACAAGCTTGAAGATGGTACTGTAAATGGAAAGAGAAGTGTTATGGGGAAGTCTTATGAAGAACGACCATGGGACAATAGAGGGGAATTCATTGCGAACAAATTTCAATGA
- the LOC141642287 gene encoding xyloglucan 6-xylosyltransferase 2, whose product MWWNKYFGQQRIAQFQRKLKNMRVTILCLVLTLVMIRSMLGAGEFGTPEKDLSLLLGTTGHDIHATRRILEQLNNNGKTVLHNNIINNNPNPKPDPNPNSYESFDISTILVDEEPEEKKDPNMEYSLGPKISDWDEQRENWLKNNPHFPNYVGVDKKPRVLLVTGSSPKPCENPVGDHYLLKSIKNKIDYCRIHGIEVFYNMALLDAEMSGFWAKLPLIRKLLLSHPEIEFLWWMDSDAMFTDMVFEIPWERYKDINLVMHGWNEMVYDDKNWIGLNTGSFLLRNTQWALDLLDTLAPMGPKGAVREEAGRVLTRELKGRPVFEADDQSAMVYVLATQREKWGNKVYLENGYYLHGFWGILVDRYEEMIEKYKPGYGDHRWPLVTHFVGCKPCGKFGDYPVERCLKQMDRAYNFGDNQILQMYGFSHKSLGSRKVIRVRNETSNPFDIKDELGLLDPSFKASS is encoded by the coding sequence atgtGGTGGAACAAGTATTTTGGGCAACAAAGAATTGCCCAATTCCAaagaaaactcaaaaacatgAGAGTCACAATTTTATGTCTTGTATTAACTCTTGTTATGATCCGATCAATGTTAGGCGCTGGCGAATTCGGTACCCCGGAAAAAGACCTTTCTCTCCTCCTTGGCACGACGGGTCACGATATTCACGCTACCCGTCGTATTTTAGAACAACTTAATAATAatggtaagaccgtcttacacaataatattattaataataaccCCAACCCAAAACCCGACCCCAATCCCAATAGTTACGAGTCGTTTGATATTTCGACTATATTGGTTGACGAGGAACCCGAAGAAAAGAAAGACCCGAATATGGAATACAGTTTGGGCCCAAAGATATCCGATTGGGATGAACAAAGGGAAAATTGGTTGAAAAACAATCCACATTTTCCGAATTATGTGGGGGTTGATAAGAAGCCGAGGGtattattggttacaggttcgtCGCCGAAACCGTGTGAGAATCCTGTAGGAGATCATTATTTGTTGAAATCAATTAAGAATAAGATTGATTATTGTAGAATTCATGGAATTGAGGTGTTTTATAATATGGCATTATTAGATGCAGAAATGTCAGGGTTTTGGGCTAAGTTGCCATTaattaggaaattattattgTCGCACCCTGAAATCGAGTTTTTATGGTGGATGGATAGTGATGCAATGTTTACTGATATGGTGTTTGAAATCCCATGGGAAAGGTATAAAGATATTAATTTAGTTATGCATGGATGGAATGAAATGGTTTACGACGATAAAAACTGGATTGGATTGAATACAGGGAGTTTTTTGTTAAGGAATACTCAATGGGCATTGGATTTGCTTGATACATTGGCCCCAATGGGGCCCAAAGGCGCGGTTAGGGAGGAAGCGGGGAGGGTTTTGACTAGGGAGCTTAAGGGTAGGCCGGTTTTTGAGGCGGATGATCAAAGTGCAATGGTGTATGTATTGGCTACACAAAGGGAGAAATGGGGGAATAAGGTGTATTTGGAGAATGGTTATTATTTACACGGGTTTTGGGGGATATTAGTTGATCGATATGAGGAAATGATTGAGAAGTATAAACCGGGTTATGGTGATCATAGATGGCCTTTGGTTACGCATTTTGTTGGGTGTAAGCCTTGTGGGAAGTTTGGGGATTACCCTGTTGAAAGGTGTTTGAAGCAAATGGATCGGGCGTATAATTTTGGGGATAATCAGATTTTGCAAATGTATGGTTTTAGTCATAAGTCTTTAGGTAGTCGGAAGGTGATTAGGGTGAGGAATGAGACGAGTAACCCGTTTGACATTAAGGATGAGCTTGGTTTGCTTGACCCGAGTTTTAAGGCATCGTCTTGA
- the LOC141642288 gene encoding phytochromobilin:ferredoxin oxidoreductase, chloroplastic isoform X2, which translates to MDILNLRVMVQPCLPYSKFSCSKYGVNKKMNNNNVRKQVVLVVSNLCYQRFVDFGLDQATCRTRLVPLPLQERFSSIQAIDDKAKLNFLSFEGSKIRLMRSMYIDGGDSLQVLDFAVFPKVECDLPIFCANFFSNPAMSIIVLDLNPLHNVITDQNYKDKYYRNLMPLGAKYAELLPWGGKLTSESLKFFSPIVIWTRFTPSQQKNDILFEAFKDYFKAWLDLMEEAIEESDAARTMRNMEAQHKYLTWRTEKDPGHQMLKNLIGEAGAKDVLKSFLFNGVDELGSKNFLDYFPEYKLEDGTVNGKRSVMGKSYEERPWDNRGEFIANKFQ; encoded by the exons ATGGATATACTAAATTTGCGTGTTATGGTGCAGCCTTGTTTACCGTACAGTAAATTCAGCTGCAGTAAATATGGAGTTAATAAGAAGATGAATAATAATAATGTGAGAAAACAGGTGGTGTTGGTTGTATCTAATTTATGTTATCAGAGATTTGTTGATTTCGGATTGGATCAAGCTACGTGTCGAACCCGTCTCGTTCCTTTACCCTTGCAG GAAAGGTTTAGCAGTATTCAAGCAATCGACGATAAAGCAAAGCTCAATTTTTTATCCTTTGAGGGTTCTAAAATCAGGCTAATGCGCAGTATGTACATTGACGGGGGCGATTCATTGCAG GTGTTGGACTTTGCAGTCTTTCCAAAAGTTGAATGTGACTTGCCTATCTTCTGCGCCAACTTTTTCTCTAATCCGGCAATGAGCATTATTGTACT GGATCTGAATCCCTTGCATAACGTCATAACTGATCAAAATTACAAGGACAAGTATTACCGAAATTTGATGCCTCTAGGCGCTAAGTATGCTGAA CTTTTGCCTTGGGGAGGAAAACTTACGAGTGAATCCTTGAAATTCTTTTCACCAATAGTTATATGGACACGATTTACGCCAAGCCAGCAGAAGAATGATATTTTATTtgaagccttcaaagactacttCAAG GCGTGGCTCGACTTAATGGAGGAGGCAATAGAGGAGTCTGATGCTGCTCGAACTATGCGTAATATGGAAGCACAGCATAAATACCTAACATGGAGAACTGAAAAG GATCCCGGCCACCAAATGCTGAAGAACCTTATCGGGGAAGCTGGTGCAAAA GATGTGCTGAAGTCATTCCTGTTCAATGGAGTTGATGAACTAGGAAGCAAGAATTTTCTTGACTACTTCCCCGAGTACAAGCTTGAAGATGGTACTGTAAATGGAAAGAGAAGTGTTATGGGGAAGTCTTATGAAGAACGACCATGGGACAATAGAGGGGAATTCATTGCGAACAAATTTCAATGA